One window from the genome of Haladaptatus paucihalophilus DX253 encodes:
- the dacZ gene encoding diadenylate cyclase DacZ, with amino-acid sequence MATLSELLEDLVGGVDAVFLFSPSGSYYERFADLNDTDVVVVAPDNNVGADNFVELPLEFESVKDRIRFGIEGAIDHGLAEDGDELTCIANMFGDGIDTVTRVRADEDVHSGIYDLFANSRADPGVIRDVFEVAIELGKKGQKGKPVGALFVVGDAGKVMNKSRPLSYNPFEKSHVHVGDPIVNVMLKEFSRLDGAFVISDSGKIVSAYRYLEPSAEGVDIPKGLGARHMAGGAITRDTNATAIVLSESDGLVRAFKGGEIILELDPEAY; translated from the coding sequence ATGGCTACCCTGAGCGAACTTCTGGAGGACCTCGTCGGTGGTGTCGACGCAGTGTTTCTCTTCTCCCCGAGCGGGTCGTACTACGAACGGTTCGCGGACTTGAACGACACCGACGTGGTGGTCGTCGCGCCGGACAACAACGTCGGCGCGGACAACTTCGTGGAACTCCCGCTGGAGTTCGAGAGCGTCAAAGACCGCATCCGATTCGGCATCGAAGGGGCGATAGACCACGGACTCGCGGAGGACGGTGACGAACTGACGTGCATCGCGAACATGTTCGGCGACGGGATCGATACCGTCACCCGCGTCAGGGCCGACGAGGACGTTCACTCGGGAATCTACGACCTGTTCGCCAATTCGCGGGCCGACCCCGGCGTCATCCGCGACGTGTTCGAAGTCGCCATCGAACTCGGAAAGAAGGGACAGAAGGGCAAACCCGTCGGCGCGCTGTTCGTCGTCGGCGACGCGGGCAAGGTGATGAACAAGTCCCGTCCGCTGTCGTACAACCCCTTCGAGAAGAGTCACGTCCACGTCGGCGACCCCATCGTGAACGTCATGCTGAAGGAGTTCTCTCGCCTCGATGGCGCGTTCGTCATCTCCGACTCGGGGAAGATAGTCTCGGCGTACCGCTACCTCGAACCGTCCGCGGAGGGCGTGGACATCCCGAAAGGTCTCGGCGCACGGCACATGGCCGGCGGTGCCATCACCCGCGATACGAACGCGACGGCCATCGTCCTCTCGGAGAGTGATGGACTCGTCAGGGCGTTCAAGGGCGGTGAAATCATCCTCGAACTCGACCCGGAGGCGTACTAG
- a CDS encoding DUF7111 family protein, which translates to MTASDDITARYFETDHERVLEFDRKGRTAAVAQNREGYGMLKVRETADSPELERYYGFDMALDHAAELLGVRPNDLPVPDRASDMGM; encoded by the coding sequence ATGACCGCTTCGGACGACATCACGGCACGATACTTCGAAACAGATCACGAACGCGTCCTCGAATTCGACCGGAAGGGACGAACCGCGGCCGTCGCCCAGAACCGCGAAGGGTACGGAATGCTGAAAGTCCGGGAGACGGCGGACAGTCCGGAACTCGAACGGTACTACGGATTCGACATGGCGCTCGACCACGCGGCGGAACTGCTCGGCGTCCGACCGAACGACTTGCCGGTTCCCGACCGCGCATCCGACATGGGTATGTAA
- a CDS encoding helix-turn-helix transcriptional regulator: MTRWHQSGTRRDMCILLAEAGELRGQKLKTRLESHYDKQLDPKRYYATLDRLVESGHVEKRVEGLYDVFSLTDVGEARLREQFEWMREKVEE, from the coding sequence ATGACTCGCTGGCACCAGAGCGGCACCCGTCGGGACATGTGTATCCTCCTCGCCGAGGCCGGGGAACTCCGCGGCCAGAAGCTGAAGACCCGGCTCGAATCGCACTACGACAAACAGCTCGACCCCAAGCGTTACTACGCCACCCTCGACAGACTCGTCGAGAGCGGCCACGTCGAAAAGCGCGTCGAGGGGCTGTACGACGTGTTCTCGCTGACGGACGTCGGAGAAGCGAGACTCCGCGAGCAGTTCGAGTGGATGCGCGAGAAAGTCGAGGAGTGA
- a CDS encoding bifunctional ADP-dependent NAD(P)H-hydrate dehydratase/NAD(P)H-hydrate epimerase — protein sequence MITADRMAAVDENAEHLGVPRKQLMESSGNAIARRVREMVSPGARVCIVAGRGNNGGDAFVAARFLDEYDVSVLLLGRAETIGTDIARENWDALRRAEYDATEVKDSGAFELPDCDLVIDAMLGTGVTGALREPAATVARAINDADAAVLAVDVPSGVNADSGEAEGVAVEADAVVTFHDMKPGLADHDGDVTVADIGIPAAAERFVGPGDLRSVRGDVGGRVFVIGGGPFTGAPALAAQSALRAGADLSFVAAPNTVAGEIQGYAEDLIVQPYDGDRLTPEQVDGLVETAESYDDTVIIGPGLGNADETIDAATDFLESFEGRAVVDADALPAIPGLDTDATLVCTPNRKELAEMDGPDADDLREVTDEIETLADDIGHVVLAKGATDVISDGDRTRVVRTGNTGMKVGGTGDLLAGIVAGLFGTTDAFDAACVGSFVNGRAGDLLYDERYEGLLASDMLETIPAAMWGEDDA from the coding sequence ATGATCACCGCAGACCGGATGGCCGCCGTGGACGAGAACGCCGAACACCTCGGGGTGCCCCGCAAGCAGTTGATGGAGTCGAGCGGGAACGCCATCGCCCGCCGCGTCCGCGAGATGGTGTCGCCGGGCGCGCGGGTCTGTATCGTCGCCGGACGGGGAAATAACGGCGGCGACGCCTTCGTCGCCGCGCGATTTCTCGACGAGTACGACGTGTCCGTCCTCCTGCTCGGGCGGGCCGAAACAATCGGAACCGACATCGCGCGGGAGAACTGGGACGCGCTCCGCCGGGCCGAGTACGACGCGACGGAAGTGAAAGACTCCGGCGCGTTCGAACTGCCCGACTGTGACCTCGTTATCGACGCCATGCTCGGAACCGGCGTGACGGGGGCGCTCCGGGAACCCGCCGCGACCGTCGCCCGGGCCATCAACGACGCCGACGCCGCCGTCCTCGCCGTGGACGTTCCCTCGGGCGTGAACGCCGATTCCGGCGAGGCCGAGGGCGTGGCCGTCGAAGCCGATGCGGTCGTCACGTTCCACGACATGAAACCCGGCCTCGCCGACCACGACGGCGACGTGACCGTGGCCGACATCGGCATCCCCGCCGCCGCGGAGCGGTTCGTCGGGCCGGGCGACCTGCGGAGCGTTCGCGGGGACGTCGGGGGGCGCGTGTTCGTCATCGGCGGCGGACCGTTCACCGGCGCACCGGCGCTCGCGGCCCAATCGGCGTTGCGGGCGGGCGCGGACCTCTCGTTTGTCGCCGCGCCGAACACCGTCGCGGGGGAGATTCAGGGCTACGCGGAGGACCTCATCGTCCAACCCTACGACGGCGACCGCCTGACGCCCGAGCAGGTCGATGGCTTGGTCGAGACGGCCGAATCGTACGACGACACGGTTATCATCGGCCCCGGACTCGGCAACGCCGACGAGACCATCGACGCGGCGACGGACTTCCTCGAATCCTTCGAGGGTCGGGCGGTCGTGGACGCCGACGCGCTCCCCGCGATTCCCGGCCTCGACACGGACGCGACGCTGGTCTGTACGCCGAACCGGAAGGAACTGGCCGAGATGGACGGCCCGGACGCGGACGACTTGCGCGAGGTGACGGACGAAATCGAAACCCTCGCGGACGACATCGGGCACGTCGTGCTGGCGAAGGGCGCGACGGACGTGATTTCGGACGGCGACCGAACGCGCGTCGTTCGAACGGGCAACACGGGCATGAAAGTGGGCGGCACGGGCGACCTGCTCGCCGGAATCGTCGCGGGGCTGTTCGGCACGACGGATGCCTTCGACGCCGCGTGCGTCGGGTCGTTCGTCAATGGGCGGGCGGGCGACCTGCTCTACGACGAGCGATACGAGGGTCTGCTCGCGTCCGACATGCTCGAAACGATTCCGGCCGCGATGTGGGGTGAGGACGATGCGTGA
- the moaC gene encoding cyclic pyranopterin monophosphate synthase MoaC, protein MRENETTDEELTTDEELTHTDDSGEVQMVNVGGKPDTARRAVARGEIHLQQSTVDAIRANDLKKGDVLATARIGAVQAVKHTWETIPMCHQIPITNVDTDFDVRDDRVVLSVAVETTGKTGCEMEALEGVTTGLNVVWDMVKAVEKDDDGGYPDTAIRDVRVVEKEKRPT, encoded by the coding sequence ATGCGTGAAAACGAGACGACCGACGAGGAACTGACGACGGACGAGGAATTGACCCACACGGACGACTCCGGCGAGGTGCAGATGGTGAACGTCGGCGGGAAACCCGACACGGCCCGTCGAGCGGTTGCGCGCGGCGAGATTCACCTTCAGCAATCGACCGTCGATGCGATTCGGGCGAACGACCTGAAGAAGGGCGACGTGCTGGCGACGGCCCGAATTGGCGCGGTACAGGCGGTGAAACACACGTGGGAGACGATTCCGATGTGCCACCAGATACCCATCACGAACGTCGATACCGACTTCGACGTGCGCGACGACCGCGTGGTCCTATCCGTGGCCGTCGAGACGACGGGAAAGACCGGATGCGAGATGGAGGCCCTGGAGGGCGTCACGACGGGGCTGAACGTCGTCTGGGACATGGTGAAGGCGGTCGAGAAGGACGACGACGGCGGGTATCCCGACACCGCGATTCGTGACGTCCGGGTGGTCGAAAAGGAAAAGCGACCGACGTGA
- a CDS encoding winged helix-turn-helix domain-containing protein produces MAPRSDASENRERMTPEEAFSILGNELRVEILRELATEARTEETVAGGPGLTFSQLYERVDATNSSRFSYHLQKLTDTFVRETETGYKLTYAGDKIVRTILAGTYHERPEFEPIELDGLCPSCHETTLRATYEDEMLVVRCAQCELRLLSFLLSPAQTKNRTPTGIMDSADRYVRDEYSMVLDGVCSECLGRMTNTIRPGQEPVGGIYLSVHSCEQCGYRVTAPVELCLVYHPAVVAFYWEHGTDIRDESLWKLFEYIHSDRWRTECLSSDPYEFRVTMTVGDDELRVEVDETLSVTSVRAVETRIINDETS; encoded by the coding sequence ATGGCCCCCCGTTCCGACGCGTCGGAGAACCGGGAACGCATGACCCCGGAGGAAGCGTTTTCGATACTCGGGAACGAGTTGCGAGTGGAAATCCTTCGAGAGCTAGCCACGGAGGCACGCACCGAGGAGACGGTCGCCGGCGGTCCCGGCCTGACGTTTTCACAGCTCTACGAGCGCGTCGATGCGACGAACTCGTCGCGGTTCTCGTATCACTTGCAGAAACTCACCGACACGTTCGTCCGCGAAACCGAAACCGGATACAAGCTGACGTACGCGGGTGACAAAATCGTGCGAACGATTCTCGCCGGGACGTACCACGAACGCCCCGAGTTCGAGCCGATCGAACTCGACGGGCTGTGTCCCAGTTGTCACGAGACGACGCTCCGCGCGACGTACGAGGATGAGATGCTGGTGGTTCGGTGCGCGCAGTGTGAACTCCGGTTGTTGTCGTTCCTGCTCTCCCCGGCGCAGACCAAGAATCGTACCCCGACGGGGATAATGGACAGCGCCGACCGGTACGTCCGCGACGAGTACTCGATGGTGCTCGACGGGGTTTGCTCGGAGTGCCTCGGTCGGATGACGAATACAATCCGGCCGGGACAGGAACCCGTCGGCGGAATCTATCTCAGCGTCCACTCGTGCGAGCAGTGTGGGTACCGGGTAACCGCCCCGGTCGAACTGTGTCTCGTCTATCATCCGGCGGTCGTCGCGTTCTACTGGGAGCACGGGACGGACATCCGGGACGAATCCCTCTGGAAGCTGTTCGAGTACATACACTCCGACCGATGGCGGACGGAGTGCCTCTCGTCCGACCCGTACGAATTCAGGGTGACGATGACCGTCGGCGACGACGAACTCCGCGTCGAGGTGGACGAAACGCTGTCGGTGACGTCCGTCCGCGCGGTCGAGACGCGAATTATAAACGACGAAACATCGTGA
- a CDS encoding ABC transporter ATP-binding protein codes for MTAIQTESLTKRFGDVVAVSALDLTVEEGEIFGFLGPNGCGKSTTINMVLDYVRPTDGRATVLGYDAQREPKAIHERIGILPDAFDLYGRLSGRKHVQFAIDSKGTNEDVDDILERVGLSAGDAARPAGDYSKGMRQRLALGMALVGDPELLILDEPSSGLDPHGVREMRQIIQREADRGTAVFFSSHILSQVEAVCDRVAIMDEGELVTVDTIDGLRDAVGSGATMELTVSATPSVSFDDINGVTNATIDGTVVTVTYTDSRAKAKVINRVEAAGVTVADVTMEESSLEDLFEVYTNHADESHVDAEVSS; via the coding sequence ATGACTGCTATCCAAACGGAATCACTGACGAAGCGGTTCGGCGATGTAGTCGCCGTCTCAGCGCTCGATTTGACCGTCGAGGAGGGCGAGATATTCGGCTTCCTCGGCCCGAACGGGTGCGGGAAATCGACGACCATCAACATGGTTCTGGATTACGTCCGACCGACGGACGGCCGTGCGACCGTGCTGGGGTACGACGCCCAGCGGGAACCGAAGGCGATTCACGAACGCATCGGTATCCTTCCCGACGCGTTCGACCTCTACGGTCGGCTCTCCGGTCGCAAACACGTCCAGTTCGCCATCGACTCCAAGGGCACGAACGAGGACGTGGACGACATCCTCGAACGCGTCGGTCTCTCGGCGGGTGATGCGGCCCGTCCCGCCGGCGATTACTCGAAGGGAATGCGCCAGCGCCTCGCGCTCGGTATGGCGCTGGTCGGTGACCCCGAGTTGCTGATTCTCGACGAACCCTCGTCGGGTCTGGACCCGCACGGCGTCCGCGAGATGCGCCAAATCATCCAGCGGGAGGCCGACCGCGGTACGGCCGTGTTCTTCTCCAGCCACATCCTCAGTCAGGTCGAGGCGGTCTGTGACCGCGTGGCCATCATGGACGAGGGCGAACTCGTCACCGTCGATACCATCGACGGCCTCCGGGATGCGGTCGGTTCGGGTGCAACCATGGAACTGACCGTGAGCGCGACGCCGAGCGTCTCGTTCGACGACATCAACGGCGTGACGAACGCGACGATAGACGGGACCGTCGTCACGGTCACGTACACCGATTCGAGGGCGAAGGCGAAGGTGATAAACCGCGTCGAGGCGGCGGGCGTCACCGTCGCCGACGTCACGATGGAGGAATCCTCGCTCGAAGACCTCTTCGAGGTCTACACGAACCACGCCGACGAGTCGCACGTCGATGCGGAGGTGTCGTCGTGA
- a CDS encoding ABC transporter permease subunit — translation MSVLVVARKDFEDAVRSKTLWAITALFVLFTSGTVYALDQVMELNNTSALQMLTLPAGLIIPITALVAAYLAIAGERESGSIKLLLGLPHTRLEVLLGKLLGRTAVVTVAIGEAFVVTAGVLAALYGTVSLADYLSLLLLTALFGAVFVSIAVGISAATATRARAMAAAVGVFVTFQILWDYVPMGIYYLVEGAIPGGGPLPAWYFLVLTLNPKNAYTSASGLFFPKAQATSFAARVIGDPPFYLDAWFGLVVLALWFVLPAALGYLRFQHVDLG, via the coding sequence GTGAGCGTCCTCGTCGTCGCGCGCAAGGATTTCGAAGACGCGGTTCGCTCCAAGACGCTGTGGGCGATAACGGCGCTCTTCGTCCTGTTCACCAGCGGAACGGTGTACGCGCTCGACCAGGTGATGGAGTTGAACAACACGTCGGCGCTCCAGATGCTCACCCTCCCGGCGGGGCTGATAATCCCCATCACGGCGCTCGTGGCCGCGTACCTCGCCATCGCTGGCGAGCGCGAGTCGGGGAGCATCAAACTCCTGCTCGGCCTGCCACACACCCGACTGGAGGTCCTGCTCGGGAAACTCCTCGGACGAACCGCCGTCGTCACCGTCGCCATCGGCGAGGCGTTCGTCGTCACAGCGGGCGTCCTCGCCGCGTTATACGGCACCGTCTCACTGGCGGACTACCTCTCGTTGCTCCTCCTGACCGCGCTGTTCGGCGCTGTGTTCGTCAGTATCGCCGTCGGAATCTCCGCGGCGACCGCGACCCGGGCGCGAGCGATGGCCGCCGCCGTCGGGGTGTTCGTCACGTTCCAAATTCTCTGGGATTACGTTCCGATGGGAATCTACTACCTCGTCGAAGGAGCGATACCGGGTGGAGGACCGCTTCCGGCGTGGTACTTCTTGGTTCTGACGCTGAATCCGAAGAATGCCTACACGTCGGCGTCGGGGCTCTTTTTCCCGAAGGCGCAAGCGACGTCGTTCGCGGCGCGCGTCATCGGCGACCCGCCCTTCTACCTCGACGCGTGGTTCGGGCTGGTCGTTCTGGCGCTCTGGTTCGTCCTGCCCGCGGCGCTCGGCTACCTCCGATTCCAGCACGTCGACCTCGGGTGA
- a CDS encoding winged helix-turn-helix transcriptional regulator produces MSDEPERLTMWCAGEEWCPITATATLVGKKWHPVIVHRLLVNGPLGFNALKEEVDGISSKVLSDSLDDLGEKRLVNREIVNDKPVRVEYSLTATGESLEPVILAMRDWGMEYVSPAEDPDSATV; encoded by the coding sequence ATGAGCGACGAACCGGAACGATTGACGATGTGGTGTGCCGGTGAGGAGTGGTGTCCGATCACCGCGACGGCGACCCTCGTCGGGAAGAAGTGGCACCCCGTCATCGTTCATCGACTGCTGGTGAACGGTCCCCTCGGCTTCAACGCACTCAAAGAGGAGGTGGACGGAATTTCGAGCAAGGTGTTGTCCGACAGCTTGGACGATTTGGGGGAAAAGCGGCTCGTGAACCGCGAAATCGTGAACGACAAACCGGTCCGCGTCGAGTACTCGCTGACCGCGACCGGCGAATCGCTGGAACCCGTCATCCTCGCCATGCGCGACTGGGGGATGGAGTACGTTTCCCCCGCCGAGGACCCGGATTCGGCGACCGTGTGA
- a CDS encoding DUF7331 family protein produces the protein MTTSTHEADDSRRDRDDDRYAELEVQDDAVLIYDQKNHTAWICSNGAVSLYSML, from the coding sequence ATGACCACGAGCACGCACGAAGCAGACGATTCCCGACGGGACCGGGACGACGACCGATACGCCGAACTCGAAGTGCAGGACGACGCAGTCCTCATTTACGACCAGAAGAATCACACGGCATGGATTTGCTCGAACGGCGCGGTATCGTTATATTCGATGCTTTAG
- the hflX gene encoding GTPase HflX: protein MKAILAKRVDDGTASIDELAELARAAGYDVAAEVTQSREEDAAYQFGEGKVAELAATVTERGAGVVIFDNQLGPYQTYNLGQRLPDGTRVIDRFRLILEIFGQRAQTRKAQLQVELAELRYELPRVEAKTSLAKRDERPGFMGLGEYDESHEQDIKDQISRIKDELDVIADKEADRRQKRRESGFDLVALAGYTNAGKSTLLQRLAAELEIGENDELHPDLDPTAEAEDRLFTTLGTTTRKADIERRDVLVTDTVGFISDLPHWLVESFKSTLDAVYYADLVLLVVDVSEPMDDIREKLVTCHDTLYERNQAPIVTVLNKIDAVSDEELEEKRRALSALAPSPVAISGKEGVNIEELKRRIDIELPAWEFERLVMPMTDETMSVVSWVHDHARVEDVTYTDDEVVVEFEARPSIVQQSRSKASDLTAAPSA, encoded by the coding sequence ATGAAAGCGATACTTGCAAAACGGGTAGACGACGGAACAGCTTCCATCGACGAACTGGCCGAGTTGGCTCGCGCCGCGGGCTACGACGTCGCCGCGGAAGTCACGCAATCCAGAGAGGAAGACGCCGCGTACCAGTTCGGCGAAGGGAAAGTCGCGGAACTCGCGGCCACCGTCACGGAACGGGGCGCCGGGGTGGTCATCTTCGACAACCAACTCGGGCCGTATCAGACGTACAACCTCGGCCAGCGACTGCCGGACGGCACGCGGGTCATCGACCGATTCCGGCTCATCCTCGAAATCTTCGGGCAGCGCGCCCAGACGCGCAAGGCGCAGTTGCAGGTCGAGTTGGCCGAACTCCGCTACGAGTTGCCGCGCGTCGAGGCGAAGACGAGCCTCGCAAAACGCGACGAGCGGCCGGGGTTCATGGGGCTCGGAGAGTACGACGAGAGCCACGAACAGGACATCAAGGACCAGATAAGCCGTATCAAGGACGAACTCGACGTCATCGCCGACAAGGAGGCCGACCGCAGACAGAAACGCCGCGAGTCGGGATTCGACCTCGTGGCGCTCGCCGGATACACGAATGCGGGGAAATCCACGCTCCTCCAGCGACTCGCGGCGGAGTTGGAAATCGGCGAGAACGACGAGTTACACCCCGACTTGGACCCCACGGCGGAGGCCGAAGACCGCCTGTTCACGACGCTCGGCACCACGACCCGGAAGGCCGACATCGAGCGGCGTGACGTGTTGGTGACGGATACGGTCGGGTTCATCAGCGACCTGCCGCATTGGTTGGTGGAGTCGTTCAAATCGACGTTGGACGCGGTGTACTACGCCGACCTCGTGTTGCTGGTCGTGGACGTGAGCGAGCCGATGGACGACATCCGGGAAAAACTCGTCACCTGCCACGACACGCTGTACGAGCGCAATCAGGCACCCATCGTCACCGTGTTGAACAAGATAGACGCCGTGAGCGACGAGGAACTCGAAGAGAAGCGGCGGGCGCTGTCGGCACTCGCGCCGAGTCCGGTGGCTATCAGCGGCAAGGAAGGGGTGAACATCGAGGAACTGAAACGGCGGATCGACATCGAACTGCCCGCGTGGGAGTTCGAACGGTTGGTCATGCCGATGACCGACGAAACGATGAGCGTCGTTTCGTGGGTTCACGACCATGCTCGTGTGGAGGACGTGACGTACACCGACGACGAAGTGGTCGTGGAGTTCGAGGCCCGTCCGTCCATCGTTCAGCAGTCACGGTCGAAAGCGAGCGACCTGACCGCCGCGCCGTCGGCCTAA
- a CDS encoding DUF2209 family protein produces the protein MDISGRHEEDGEYLMVAAAVHATVGTTRLHSVQGMGFAVSYHEPTLSATTGVVAEAVSDPSAEPIVAERGEFYEEPEWMVEQYLEPDFKYVESIAERETVQAAHHAAYAARKLLL, from the coding sequence ATCGACATCAGCGGTCGCCACGAGGAGGACGGCGAATACCTGATGGTCGCCGCCGCGGTCCACGCGACAGTCGGCACGACGCGCCTTCACAGCGTCCAAGGGATGGGGTTCGCGGTCAGCTACCACGAACCGACGCTTTCCGCGACGACGGGGGTCGTCGCCGAGGCGGTTTCTGACCCGTCGGCGGAACCCATCGTCGCCGAACGGGGCGAATTCTACGAGGAACCGGAGTGGATGGTCGAACAGTATCTCGAACCTGATTTTAAGTACGTCGAGAGCATAGCCGAACGTGAAACCGTGCAGGCCGCACACCACGCCGCGTACGCCGCCCGCAAACTACTCCTATGA
- a CDS encoding thiolase domain-containing protein encodes MRDAYLVGAAQTDFGSFPDESYRSLFRTAFEAACDSVPAGIDPDDVDEAVVGTLGVGGRQLGLSGPAVTEHVGLDGIPCTRVENACAASGYAVRQAVQAVKSGMADVVLAGGVEIMTDTSSDATKYWLGVSGETEWERLSGTTFAGVYAQMADAHMEKYGTTAEHLSRVAVKNHANGAKNPHAHLGFECSLEDAMNAQVVADPLTLYHCCPTTDGAACAIVASEDVVDEYTDDPIRIAGVGAASDRVGLFQRDTYTSVPASREAAQSAYEMAGVTPEDIDFAEVHDCFAIAELLAYEDLGFCEPGEAGEFVASGATELGGERPVNTSGGLKSKGHPIGATGAGQMVEAYKQLSRTAGDRQVEGATRGLTHNVGGSGGAAVVHVLEKESEVEA; translated from the coding sequence ATGCGAGATGCGTATCTGGTCGGCGCGGCCCAGACGGATTTCGGGTCGTTCCCCGACGAAAGCTATCGGTCGCTGTTTCGCACCGCCTTCGAGGCGGCCTGCGACAGCGTTCCGGCGGGCATCGACCCGGACGACGTGGACGAGGCGGTCGTCGGCACGCTCGGCGTCGGCGGGCGACAACTCGGCCTGTCCGGGCCAGCCGTGACCGAACACGTCGGACTCGACGGAATCCCGTGTACCCGCGTCGAGAACGCCTGTGCGGCGAGCGGCTACGCCGTCCGGCAGGCCGTGCAGGCCGTCAAGAGCGGCATGGCGGACGTCGTTCTCGCGGGCGGCGTCGAAATCATGACCGACACGTCGAGCGACGCGACGAAGTACTGGCTCGGCGTCTCCGGGGAAACCGAGTGGGAGCGACTCTCGGGAACCACGTTCGCGGGGGTCTACGCCCAGATGGCCGACGCGCACATGGAGAAGTACGGCACGACGGCCGAACACCTCTCCCGCGTCGCGGTCAAGAACCACGCCAACGGCGCGAAAAACCCGCACGCCCACCTCGGCTTCGAGTGCTCCCTGGAGGATGCGATGAACGCCCAAGTCGTCGCGGACCCGCTGACGCTCTATCACTGCTGTCCGACGACCGACGGCGCGGCGTGCGCCATCGTCGCCAGCGAGGACGTGGTGGACGAGTACACTGACGACCCCATCCGAATCGCGGGCGTCGGCGCGGCCAGCGACCGCGTGGGACTCTTCCAGCGCGACACCTACACCTCCGTTCCGGCGTCCCGCGAGGCCGCCCAGTCCGCCTACGAGATGGCAGGCGTCACGCCCGAGGACATCGACTTCGCCGAGGTGCACGACTGTTTCGCCATCGCGGAACTGCTCGCCTACGAGGACCTCGGCTTCTGTGAACCCGGCGAAGCGGGCGAGTTCGTCGCCTCCGGCGCGACCGAACTCGGCGGCGAGCGCCCCGTCAACACGTCCGGCGGACTCAAATCGAAGGGCCACCCCATCGGCGCGACCGGGGCCGGACAGATGGTCGAGGCGTACAAACAGCTCTCCCGGACGGCGGGCGACCGGCAGGTCGAGGGCGCGACGCGCGGCCTGACCCACAACGTCGGCGGGAGTGGCGGTGCCGCGGTCGTCCACGTGCTCGAAAAGGAATCGGAGGTGGAGGCATGA